A part of Eriocheir sinensis breed Jianghai 21 chromosome 51, ASM2467909v1, whole genome shotgun sequence genomic DNA contains:
- the LOC126982479 gene encoding uncharacterized protein LOC126982479 isoform X1: protein MCVRNSLAGVVERMSWFPRLRIAHLLLGATVGLGTACISSGNVMASSTGGGGGQTSKMMYDFRTLASVSDWVESSDTVREPGMSKGAFVLQKTKLFQRAVMFSMLNPQPNGAGFVGFYTDDHWDLGAYSGLELRVRSQGDNRVYKLNLRHNRQGTNEVAYETFYEVPKNEWTNVVLPFSAFKPYWRGQEVPSAGPLNTANITSVTLQIVGGVYSDFKQHGTSSLEIDYIQAVV, encoded by the exons atgtgtgtgaGGAACAGTCTGGCCGGGGTGGTAGA GAGGATGTCTTGGTTTCCGAGGTTAAGAATTGCCCATTTACTTCTGGGCGCTACAGTGGGTCTGGGGACTGCCTGCATCTCCTCAGG GAATGTTATGGCCAGcagcactggtggtggtggtgggcagacCAGCAAAATGATGTACGACTTCCGCACCCTGGCCTCCGTCAGTGATTGGGTGGAGTCCTCAGACACTGTGAGGGAGCCCGGCATGTCCAAGGGGGCGTTTGTGCTGCAG AAAACAAAGCTCTTCCAGAGGGCAGTGATGTTCTCCATGCTCAACCCTCAACCCAATGGTGCCGGCTTTGTGGGCTTCTACACTGACGACCACTGGGACCTGGGCGCCTACTCTGGGCTGGAGCTGAGGGTGCGCAGCCAAGGGGACAACAGGGTATACAAGCTGAACCTCCGGCACAACAGACAGGGGACGAATGAAGTTGCATATGAAACCTTCTATGAG GTACCTAAAAATGAATGGACAAATGTTGTCCTTCCATTTAGTGCCTTCAAGCCCTACTGGCGTGGCCAAGAGGTGCCCAGCGCCGGGCCGCTCAACACGGCCAACATCACGTCTGTCACGCTGCAAATTGTTGGGGGAGTTTACAGCGACTTCAAGCAACACGGGACGTCATCTTTGGAGATCGACTATATCCAGGCTgtggtgtaa
- the LOC126982479 gene encoding uncharacterized protein LOC126982479 isoform X2 has product MSWFPRLRIAHLLLGATVGLGTACISSGNVMASSTGGGGGQTSKMMYDFRTLASVSDWVESSDTVREPGMSKGAFVLQKTKLFQRAVMFSMLNPQPNGAGFVGFYTDDHWDLGAYSGLELRVRSQGDNRVYKLNLRHNRQGTNEVAYETFYEVPKNEWTNVVLPFSAFKPYWRGQEVPSAGPLNTANITSVTLQIVGGVYSDFKQHGTSSLEIDYIQAVV; this is encoded by the exons ATGTCTTGGTTTCCGAGGTTAAGAATTGCCCATTTACTTCTGGGCGCTACAGTGGGTCTGGGGACTGCCTGCATCTCCTCAGG GAATGTTATGGCCAGcagcactggtggtggtggtgggcagacCAGCAAAATGATGTACGACTTCCGCACCCTGGCCTCCGTCAGTGATTGGGTGGAGTCCTCAGACACTGTGAGGGAGCCCGGCATGTCCAAGGGGGCGTTTGTGCTGCAG AAAACAAAGCTCTTCCAGAGGGCAGTGATGTTCTCCATGCTCAACCCTCAACCCAATGGTGCCGGCTTTGTGGGCTTCTACACTGACGACCACTGGGACCTGGGCGCCTACTCTGGGCTGGAGCTGAGGGTGCGCAGCCAAGGGGACAACAGGGTATACAAGCTGAACCTCCGGCACAACAGACAGGGGACGAATGAAGTTGCATATGAAACCTTCTATGAG GTACCTAAAAATGAATGGACAAATGTTGTCCTTCCATTTAGTGCCTTCAAGCCCTACTGGCGTGGCCAAGAGGTGCCCAGCGCCGGGCCGCTCAACACGGCCAACATCACGTCTGTCACGCTGCAAATTGTTGGGGGAGTTTACAGCGACTTCAAGCAACACGGGACGTCATCTTTGGAGATCGACTATATCCAGGCTgtggtgtaa